Proteins from a genomic interval of Meiothermus sp.:
- a CDS encoding response regulator transcription factor has product MARVLLVDDDPSIHEVLGAYLRQEGHEVVEARDGAEALARLGAADLLILDLMLPKVGGLEVAREARRDYPDLPVLMLTAKGEEEERIEGLDLGADDYVTKPFSPREVVARVRALLRRRGLRDELAFGALTLKPAERVALLNGAPLPLSRLEFDLLLTLAQHPGLVWSRARLLERVWGGDFPGVDRVVDVHIAGLRRKLGEDSDNPRYIETVRGVGYRFREE; this is encoded by the coding sequence ATGGCTCGAGTGCTGCTGGTCGATGACGACCCTTCCATCCACGAGGTGCTGGGGGCCTACCTGCGCCAGGAGGGGCACGAGGTGGTGGAGGCGCGCGACGGGGCCGAGGCGCTGGCCCGGCTGGGCGCGGCCGACCTGCTGATCCTGGACCTGATGCTGCCGAAGGTGGGCGGGCTCGAGGTGGCCCGGGAGGCGCGGCGGGACTACCCCGACCTCCCCGTCCTGATGCTCACCGCCAAGGGCGAGGAGGAGGAGCGCATCGAGGGCCTCGATCTCGGCGCCGACGACTACGTGACCAAGCCTTTCAGCCCGCGCGAGGTAGTGGCACGGGTGCGGGCGCTGTTGCGACGCCGGGGGCTGCGCGACGAACTCGCCTTCGGGGCCCTCACCCTCAAGCCCGCCGAGCGCGTAGCCCTGCTGAACGGGGCTCCCCTACCGCTGTCGCGGCTGGAGTTCGACCTGCTGCTCACCCTGGCCCAGCACCCCGGGCTGGTGTGGAGCCGGGCGCGGCTGCTCGAGCGGGTGTGGGGCGGGGACTTCCCCGGCGTAGATCGCGTGGTGGACGTGCACATCGCGGGCCTGCGCCGGAAGCTGGGCGAGGACAGCGACAACCCCCGCTACATCGAGACGGTGCGCGGGGTGGGCTACCGCTTCCGGGAGGAATAA
- a CDS encoding cell wall metabolism sensor histidine kinase WalK: MFTRLFLTHLLAALVALVALLGFAEWLAPRFYQSHIEQMVAAIGPQGHELHADLERGLRSTLTAAWLASLPLAGLLAAGTAWVVSRRVSQGVRLLAHGSRSIAQGHYHDRLPVHGRDELASLAQDFNRMAEALERVEQSRVELIGSVAHELRTPLAGLQGYAEALADGVLPPEQAAGRISHEVRAMRRLVEDLSLVSRVEARAVEIRPQALDPAAALRRAAERFELVFAEQGVALRLEPCGPLPAVWGDPERLQQVLSNLLANALRHTPPGGEVGLKAEPAPSGVCFSVHDTGPGIPPEHQARVFERFYRVDSARSRQDGGSGVGLTIAKGLVEAMGGTMGLESEVGRGSTFWFTLPPARS, encoded by the coding sequence ATGTTCACGCGGCTGTTCCTGACCCACCTGCTGGCGGCGCTGGTGGCGCTGGTGGCCTTGCTGGGCTTCGCGGAGTGGCTGGCCCCGCGCTTTTACCAGAGCCACATCGAGCAGATGGTGGCGGCCATCGGGCCGCAGGGCCACGAGCTGCACGCCGACCTCGAGCGCGGCCTGCGCTCGACCCTCACCGCCGCCTGGCTGGCCTCGCTGCCGCTGGCCGGGCTGCTGGCGGCGGGCACGGCCTGGGTGGTCTCGAGGCGGGTCAGCCAGGGGGTGCGGCTGCTGGCCCATGGCAGCCGTAGCATCGCGCAGGGGCACTACCACGACCGCCTGCCGGTGCACGGCCGCGACGAGCTGGCCTCTCTCGCCCAGGACTTCAACCGCATGGCCGAGGCGCTGGAGAGGGTCGAGCAGAGCCGCGTCGAGCTCATCGGCTCCGTCGCCCACGAGCTGCGCACGCCCCTGGCCGGGCTGCAGGGCTACGCCGAGGCCCTGGCCGACGGGGTGCTACCGCCCGAGCAGGCCGCCGGGCGCATCAGCCACGAGGTGCGGGCCATGCGTCGCCTGGTCGAGGATTTGTCGCTGGTCTCGAGGGTCGAGGCGAGAGCGGTGGAGATTCGCCCGCAGGCGCTCGACCCCGCCGCGGCCCTGAGGCGGGCGGCCGAACGCTTCGAGCTGGTGTTCGCGGAACAGGGGGTGGCCCTGCGGCTCGAGCCCTGTGGGCCGCTGCCGGCGGTGTGGGGCGATCCCGAGCGCCTGCAGCAGGTGCTCTCCAACCTGCTCGCCAACGCCCTGCGCCACACCCCGCCCGGCGGGGAGGTGGGGCTGAAGGCCGAGCCGGCACCGAGCGGGGTGTGCTTCAGCGTGCACGACACCGGCCCGGGCATACCCCCTGAGCACCAGGCGCGGGTCTTTGAGCGCTTCTACCGCGTGGACTCAGCCCGCAGCCGGCAGGACGGCGGAAGCGGGGTAGGCCTGACCATCGCCAAGGGCCTGGTCGAGGCTATGGGGGGAACGATGGGCCTCGAGAGCGAGGTCGGGCGCGGCAGCACCTTCTGGTTCACGCTGCCGCCAGCCCGGTCCTGA